One genomic region from Haloterrigena gelatinilytica encodes:
- a CDS encoding DNA-directed RNA polymerase subunit K → MQQQQHNRYEKARILGARALQISYGAPVLVDTDQSEPILIAAEEYDAEALPFTVKRGYDRK, encoded by the coding sequence ATGCAACAACAACAGCACAACCGCTACGAGAAAGCACGCATCCTCGGCGCTCGAGCGCTGCAGATCTCCTACGGCGCGCCGGTGCTGGTCGACACCGACCAGTCGGAGCCGATCCTCATCGCCGCCGAAGAGTACGACGCCGAGGCGCTTCCGTTCACCGTCAAACGGGGGTACGACCGAAAATGA
- a CDS encoding DNA-directed RNA polymerase subunit D yields MTEEYDVEFVERGEREARFLVRGVTPGFANGIRRAMLADVPTMAIDTVRFVENSSVMFDEQLALRLGLVPLTTPPEGEFGEDETVTLSIDVEGPATAYSGDLVSNDELVQPADENVPIIDLKDDQRLEAEADAVVDYGKDHAKHQGGVAVGYRHLQQVEVVGDLPEFEEEESRIVRGVIEDDGELVPTSEFDHDLSNRYPGKEVEVEDVPNAFVFHVETDGSFSVEELVTRAADSIESRATELEDAVQL; encoded by the coding sequence ATGACTGAAGAGTACGACGTCGAGTTCGTCGAACGCGGGGAACGCGAGGCGCGGTTCCTCGTTCGGGGCGTGACCCCCGGGTTCGCCAACGGTATCCGGCGAGCGATGCTCGCCGACGTGCCGACGATGGCGATCGACACCGTCCGGTTCGTCGAGAACTCGTCGGTCATGTTCGACGAGCAGCTCGCGCTCCGGCTCGGGCTCGTTCCGCTGACGACGCCGCCGGAAGGCGAGTTCGGCGAGGACGAGACCGTCACGCTCTCGATCGACGTCGAAGGGCCGGCCACGGCCTACTCGGGCGATCTCGTCTCGAACGACGAGCTCGTCCAACCGGCCGACGAGAACGTCCCGATCATCGACCTCAAAGACGACCAGCGCCTCGAGGCCGAGGCCGACGCCGTCGTCGATTACGGGAAAGACCACGCCAAACATCAGGGCGGCGTGGCCGTCGGCTACCGACACCTCCAGCAGGTGGAGGTCGTCGGTGACCTTCCCGAGTTCGAGGAAGAAGAGTCCCGAATCGTTCGGGGCGTCATCGAGGACGACGGCGAACTCGTTCCCACGAGCGAGTTCGACCACGACCTCTCGAACCGGTATCCGGGGAAGGAGGTCGAGGTCGAGGACGTGCCCAACGCCTTCGTCTTCCACGTGGAGACGGACGGCTCCTTCAGCGTCGAAGAACTGGTCACGCGAGCCGCCGACTCGATCGAGTCCCGAGCGACCGAACTCGAAGACGCAGTACAGCTATAG
- a CDS encoding 50S ribosomal protein L18e has translation MSSKTNPRLNDLIAELKSTSRETDADVWRDVADRLEKPRRTHAEVNLGRIERYAREEETVVVPGKVLGSGALQKSVTVAAVDFSSSAETKIEQVGESVPLEQALEANPDGSNVRVIR, from the coding sequence ATGAGTAGCAAAACTAATCCGAGGCTCAACGATCTCATCGCCGAGCTGAAGTCGACGTCCCGCGAGACGGACGCCGACGTCTGGCGAGATGTCGCGGATCGACTCGAGAAGCCCCGGCGCACCCACGCAGAGGTGAACCTGGGCCGCATCGAGCGATACGCACGCGAAGAAGAGACCGTCGTCGTTCCCGGCAAAGTGCTGGGCTCCGGCGCACTACAGAAATCGGTTACCGTCGCGGCCGTCGACTTCAGTTCCTCGGCCGAGACGAAGATCGAACAGGTCGGCGAATCAGTACCGCTCGAGCAGGCGCTCGAAGCAAACCCCGATGGATCTAACGTCCGGGTGATTCGATGA
- a CDS encoding RtcB family protein, producing MTTFDADGITLEKVREYVWEIPQEGDMRAPARVLASEALLEEIKEDKTLEQITNTTHLPGITNYAICMPDGHQGYGFPVGGVGALDAENGCISPGAVGYDINCGVRMMRTNLTYDELQGREEELVDSLFTNIPSGLGGGGVVEAGVDTVEEILERGVDWALEHGHAVEEDLLHCEDEGMREGADADKVSQKAKDRGKNQIGSLGSGNHFLEVQRVTDVFDGDVGEAYGLEEDQIVVLIHCGSRGLGHQTCNDYLRKIEKQHQGLLNQLPDKELAAAPAGSQLAEDYYAAMNAAINFAWVNRQLIMHRTRQVFERVFGRSWEEMDMHLLYDVAHNIAKKEIHTVGGEERELYVHRKGATRAFPAGHPEVPKAYRDVGQPVIIPGSMGAGSYVLRGGENSMDLTFGSTAHGAGRLMSRTQAKSEYWGGDVQQELEEQDQIYVKAQSGATVAEEAPGVYKDVDEVVRVSDELGIGDKVARTFPVCNIKG from the coding sequence ATGACCACGTTCGACGCCGACGGCATCACGCTCGAGAAAGTGCGTGAGTACGTCTGGGAGATCCCGCAGGAGGGCGACATGCGCGCGCCGGCGCGGGTGCTCGCCAGCGAGGCGCTGCTCGAGGAGATCAAGGAGGACAAGACGCTCGAACAGATCACGAACACGACCCACCTGCCCGGCATCACCAACTACGCGATCTGTATGCCCGACGGTCACCAGGGCTACGGCTTCCCGGTCGGCGGGGTAGGTGCACTCGACGCCGAAAACGGCTGTATTTCGCCGGGCGCGGTCGGCTACGACATCAACTGCGGCGTCCGGATGATGCGGACGAACCTGACCTACGACGAGCTGCAGGGCCGCGAGGAGGAACTCGTCGACTCGCTGTTTACCAATATTCCGTCGGGGCTGGGCGGCGGCGGCGTCGTCGAGGCCGGCGTCGACACCGTCGAGGAGATCCTCGAACGGGGCGTCGACTGGGCCTTAGAGCACGGCCACGCCGTCGAGGAGGACCTGTTGCACTGCGAGGACGAGGGGATGCGCGAGGGCGCCGACGCCGACAAGGTCAGCCAGAAAGCGAAGGACCGCGGGAAGAACCAGATCGGCTCGCTGGGCTCGGGCAACCACTTCCTCGAGGTCCAGCGCGTCACGGACGTCTTCGACGGCGACGTTGGCGAGGCCTACGGGCTCGAGGAGGACCAGATCGTCGTCCTGATTCACTGTGGCTCCCGCGGGCTGGGCCACCAGACGTGTAACGACTACCTGCGCAAGATCGAGAAGCAACACCAGGGGCTGTTGAACCAGTTGCCCGACAAGGAACTCGCGGCCGCGCCCGCGGGCTCGCAACTCGCCGAGGACTACTACGCGGCGATGAACGCGGCGATCAACTTCGCGTGGGTCAACCGCCAGCTGATCATGCACCGCACGCGGCAGGTCTTCGAGCGCGTCTTCGGGCGCTCGTGGGAAGAGATGGACATGCACCTGCTGTACGACGTGGCGCACAACATCGCGAAGAAGGAAATCCATACTGTGGGCGGCGAGGAGCGGGAACTCTACGTCCACCGCAAGGGCGCCACGCGGGCGTTCCCCGCCGGCCACCCCGAAGTGCCGAAAGCGTACCGCGACGTCGGCCAGCCGGTCATCATCCCCGGCAGCATGGGCGCCGGCAGCTACGTCCTTCGCGGCGGCGAGAACTCGATGGACCTCACCTTCGGTTCGACCGCCCACGGCGCGGGCCGGCTGATGAGCCGCACCCAGGCCAAAAGCGAGTACTGGGGCGGCGACGTCCAGCAGGAACTCGAGGAACAGGATCAGATCTACGTCAAGGCTCAGTCGGGCGCGACGGTCGCCGAGGAGGCCCCGGGCGTCTACAAGGACGTCGACGAGGTCGTCCGCGTCTCCGACGAACTCGGCATCGGCGACAAGGTCGCGCGGACGTTCCCCGTGTGTAACATCAAGGGGTGA
- a CDS encoding DNA-directed RNA polymerase subunit N: MMVPVRCFTCGNVVAEHWEEFDERANEGDEDPEKVLDELGVERYCCRRMLVSHRDLVDVVSPYQ; encoded by the coding sequence ATGATGGTACCGGTCCGGTGTTTCACCTGTGGCAACGTCGTCGCCGAACACTGGGAGGAGTTCGACGAACGAGCGAACGAGGGCGACGAGGATCCCGAGAAGGTCCTCGACGAACTCGGCGTCGAGCGCTACTGCTGTCGGCGCATGCTCGTCAGTCACCGCGACCTCGTCGACGTCGTCTCCCCGTACCAGTAA
- a CDS encoding 50S ribosomal protein L13: MSIAEFDADVVVDARDCILGRVASEVAQRALDGESIAVVNAEDAIITGDKEDVFGTYRKRLQLQSDSGPYYPKRPDTIFKRSVRGMLPYKKPRGREALDSIRVYVGNPYEGDQEAEVLEGTSLDRLSNIRFVQLGEVSEQLGANVTW, from the coding sequence ATGAGTATCGCGGAATTCGACGCAGACGTCGTCGTCGACGCCCGAGACTGCATCCTCGGTCGCGTCGCCAGCGAAGTCGCACAGCGCGCACTCGACGGCGAGAGCATCGCCGTCGTCAACGCCGAGGACGCGATCATCACCGGCGACAAGGAGGACGTCTTCGGCACCTACCGCAAGCGACTGCAGCTGCAGTCCGACAGCGGTCCCTACTACCCGAAGCGGCCGGACACGATCTTCAAGCGCTCCGTTCGCGGCATGCTGCCGTACAAGAAGCCCCGCGGCCGCGAGGCGCTCGACAGCATCCGTGTCTACGTCGGCAACCCCTACGAGGGCGACCAGGAAGCGGAAGTGCTCGAGGGGACGTCGCTGGACCGGCTTTCGAACATCCGCTTCGTCCAGCTGGGCGAAGTCTCCGAACAGTTAGGTGCTAACGTCACATGGTAA
- the moaA gene encoding GTP 3',8-cyclase MoaA produces MLTDDFGREVTGVRVSLTDRCNFDCVYCHNEGLGDTRGPMDPQDDEMSTDDVVAFLEVAAEFDVDAVKFTGGEPMLRQDLEEIIERTPDQMEVSLTTNGTFLPGRAESLVDAGLERVNVSQDALDPQDFAEITKSGAYEKVLEGVEAALDAGLDPVKLNMVVFEHTAGYVPEMVDHVAENDGLQLQLIEYMPELTGKPEWNVDIQRVHDWLAEQADEIEHREMHDRKRYWVGGTADDDGGMVEIVDPVENPTFCANCHRVRVTHEGYLKGCLNRNDDLKSMGEMSKPEIREAFREVVANRVPYYGEYMIQNGDGEWELNDEYLEVEPPAD; encoded by the coding sequence ATGCTCACCGACGACTTCGGGCGGGAGGTAACTGGGGTTCGGGTCTCCCTCACCGATCGGTGTAACTTCGATTGCGTCTACTGTCACAACGAGGGGCTGGGTGACACCCGCGGGCCGATGGATCCCCAGGACGACGAGATGTCGACCGACGACGTCGTCGCATTTCTGGAGGTCGCCGCCGAGTTCGACGTCGACGCGGTCAAGTTCACCGGCGGCGAGCCGATGCTCCGCCAGGACCTAGAAGAGATCATCGAACGCACCCCCGATCAGATGGAGGTCTCGCTGACGACCAACGGCACGTTCCTTCCGGGCCGCGCCGAGAGCCTCGTCGACGCCGGACTCGAGCGGGTCAACGTCTCCCAGGACGCGCTGGATCCGCAGGACTTCGCCGAGATCACGAAAAGCGGCGCCTACGAGAAGGTCCTCGAGGGGGTCGAGGCCGCGCTGGACGCGGGACTCGATCCGGTGAAACTCAACATGGTTGTCTTCGAACACACCGCGGGCTACGTGCCCGAGATGGTCGACCACGTCGCGGAAAACGACGGGCTCCAACTGCAGTTGATCGAATACATGCCCGAACTGACGGGCAAGCCCGAGTGGAACGTCGACATTCAGCGGGTCCACGACTGGCTGGCCGAGCAGGCCGACGAGATCGAACACCGGGAGATGCACGACCGCAAGCGCTACTGGGTCGGGGGAACCGCGGACGACGACGGCGGGATGGTCGAGATCGTCGACCCCGTCGAGAACCCCACCTTCTGCGCGAACTGCCACCGCGTGCGGGTCACCCACGAGGGCTACCTGAAGGGCTGTTTGAACCGCAACGACGACCTCAAGTCGATGGGCGAGATGTCCAAACCCGAGATCCGCGAGGCGTTCCGCGAGGTCGTCGCAAATCGGGTGCCCTACTACGGCGAGTACATGATCCAGAACGGCGACGGCGAGTGGGAACTCAACGACGAGTATCTCGAGGTCGAGCCGCCGGCGGACTGA
- a CDS encoding 30S ribosomal protein S4 — protein sequence MPLGTDTKQYETPNHPYQGERIASEHSLVDRYGLSNKEELWRAQSELRSYRREARELLGQAQDDETVQRRSDEFLGRLKRVGILDESDELGDILSLEIEDILERRLQTVVYRNGLANTTQQARQYITHGHIVIGDQRHRVPSYVVDVDEEDLVAFDENSPLADELHPERAEGQ from the coding sequence ATGCCACTCGGCACTGACACCAAACAATACGAGACGCCGAACCACCCATACCAGGGCGAACGCATCGCCTCCGAGCACTCGCTGGTCGACCGCTACGGGCTCTCGAACAAAGAAGAGCTCTGGCGCGCCCAGTCCGAGCTTCGCTCCTACCGGCGCGAGGCCCGCGAACTCCTCGGTCAGGCCCAGGACGACGAGACCGTCCAGCGCCGCTCCGACGAGTTCCTCGGTCGACTCAAGCGCGTCGGCATTCTCGACGAGAGCGACGAACTCGGCGACATCCTGTCGCTCGAGATCGAGGATATCCTCGAGCGTCGCCTCCAGACGGTCGTCTACCGGAACGGGCTGGCCAACACGACCCAGCAGGCCCGACAGTACATCACCCACGGGCACATCGTGATCGGCGACCAGCGCCACCGGGTTCCGTCGTACGTCGTCGACGTCGACGAGGAGGACCTCGTCGCGTTCGACGAGAACAGTCCCCTCGCGGACGAACTCCACCCCGAACGAGCGGAGGGTCAGTAA
- a CDS encoding 30S ribosomal protein S13, with product MSEEAPQEQEDDEDLQYFVRIGQTDLDGTKTVERSLSELNGVGRRTARLIADEADVDRTATFGRLDDDVIDEVVETVENYAEEVPDWLNNRQSDFYTGETTHEIGNDLQLTRQHDINRMKMIDSYKGVRHKRGQKVRGQRTKSTGRTEGTIGVNVEEIREEQAEEAADEDEGE from the coding sequence ATGAGTGAGGAAGCACCTCAAGAACAAGAGGACGACGAAGACCTCCAGTACTTCGTCCGCATCGGGCAGACGGACCTCGATGGGACGAAGACTGTCGAGCGTTCGCTGTCGGAGCTGAACGGTGTCGGTCGACGGACCGCCCGACTCATCGCCGACGAAGCGGACGTCGATCGAACGGCCACGTTCGGTCGACTCGATGACGACGTCATCGACGAGGTCGTCGAAACCGTAGAGAACTACGCCGAGGAAGTGCCGGACTGGCTCAACAACCGCCAGTCGGACTTCTACACCGGCGAAACGACCCACGAGATCGGGAACGATCTCCAGCTGACCCGTCAGCACGACATCAACCGGATGAAGATGATCGACTCCTACAAGGGCGTCCGCCACAAGCGCGGACAGAAGGTTCGCGGTCAGCGAACCAAGTCCACCGGCCGAACGGAGGGCACCATCGGAGTCAACGTCGAAGAGATCCGCGAAGAACAGGCCGAAGAGGCCGCCGACGAGGACGAGGGTGAATAA
- a CDS encoding AMP-dependent synthetase/ligase: protein MSLSEAEAAFDHPVLELETLAEMFERSAERNGDTAAQQYKGGIYDRSLAGDSDAAPLEPAPEGEYASITYDDMAGLVRRIAAGFRDLGIADGERVGIFADTRMEWALSDFGILAAGGVVTTVYKSSSPNQIRYLLDDPDASGVVVENETLLERVLAVEDELDLEFYVVFDALENDAYADREDVITLGDLYRRGDEGFDRSKYESWLATRDVDDLASLIYTSGTTGKPKGVKLTHRNLRSNVTQLYRRYGPRDDKDEDDPSITPESRALSVLPLAHVFERTAGHFMLFAAGACIAYGESPETFAEDLGAVGATSTTAVPRVYEKLYDGIRENAARDEDTKEALEWAFDVARRYNAADDPDEELETELQQADELVFATIREKLGGNVEFLVSGGGSLSPDLCRLFHAMGLPILEGYGMTETSPVIATNPPSDPRVGTVGPSLSDVETKLDTSVVRDEDFDDEGTVGELLVKGPNVTEGYWEKPGATDRAFTEAGWLRTGDIVHERPDGYLEFRERTKQLLVLSTGKNVAPGPLEDAFASIDVVEQAMVVGDGEKFVGALLVPTVDELRSRAASEGVSLPEEIEALVENEWVLERVQAAVDDVNEGFESYETIKEFRLVPEGFTEENDLVTPTMKKRRSKIAERYAHLVEDIYAGDHAADVGSD, encoded by the coding sequence ATGAGTTTGTCCGAGGCCGAGGCCGCGTTCGACCATCCCGTACTGGAACTCGAGACGCTGGCCGAGATGTTCGAACGGAGCGCCGAGCGAAACGGCGACACTGCCGCGCAGCAGTACAAGGGCGGGATCTACGATCGGTCGCTCGCCGGAGACAGTGACGCCGCGCCCCTCGAGCCCGCGCCGGAGGGCGAGTACGCGTCGATCACGTACGACGACATGGCCGGCCTCGTCCGCCGGATCGCGGCCGGCTTCCGCGACCTCGGGATCGCCGACGGCGAACGCGTTGGAATCTTCGCGGACACGCGCATGGAGTGGGCCCTCTCCGACTTCGGGATCCTCGCCGCCGGCGGCGTCGTGACCACCGTCTACAAGAGTTCCTCGCCGAACCAGATCCGGTACCTCCTCGACGATCCCGACGCTTCGGGCGTCGTCGTCGAGAACGAGACCCTCCTCGAGCGCGTCCTCGCGGTCGAGGACGAACTCGACCTCGAGTTCTACGTCGTCTTCGACGCCCTCGAGAACGACGCGTACGCGGACCGCGAGGACGTGATCACGCTCGGCGATCTCTACCGGCGCGGCGACGAGGGGTTCGACCGCAGTAAGTACGAGTCGTGGCTCGCGACCCGGGACGTCGACGACCTGGCGAGTCTGATCTACACCAGCGGCACGACGGGCAAACCGAAGGGCGTGAAACTGACCCACCGGAACCTCCGATCGAACGTCACCCAGCTCTACCGGCGGTACGGCCCGCGCGACGACAAGGACGAAGACGACCCCTCGATCACGCCCGAGTCGCGGGCGCTCTCCGTTCTGCCGCTGGCCCACGTCTTCGAGCGGACGGCGGGCCACTTCATGCTGTTCGCGGCCGGGGCCTGCATCGCCTACGGCGAGAGCCCCGAGACCTTCGCCGAGGATCTCGGCGCGGTCGGCGCCACCAGCACGACGGCCGTCCCGCGGGTCTACGAGAAGCTCTACGACGGGATCCGCGAGAACGCGGCCCGAGACGAGGACACGAAGGAAGCCCTCGAGTGGGCGTTCGACGTCGCGCGCCGGTACAACGCGGCCGACGACCCCGACGAGGAACTCGAGACCGAACTCCAGCAGGCCGACGAACTCGTCTTCGCGACGATCCGCGAGAAGCTGGGCGGCAACGTCGAGTTCCTCGTCAGCGGCGGCGGGAGCCTCTCTCCGGACCTCTGTCGTCTCTTCCACGCGATGGGACTGCCCATCTTGGAGGGCTACGGGATGACCGAGACGTCGCCGGTCATCGCGACGAACCCGCCGAGCGATCCGCGCGTCGGAACCGTCGGTCCCTCGCTGTCGGACGTCGAGACGAAACTCGACACCTCGGTCGTCAGGGACGAGGACTTCGACGACGAGGGGACGGTTGGAGAACTCCTCGTCAAAGGCCCGAACGTCACCGAGGGCTACTGGGAGAAGCCCGGCGCGACGGACCGCGCGTTCACCGAGGCGGGATGGCTCCGAACCGGCGACATCGTCCACGAACGGCCCGACGGCTACCTCGAGTTCCGCGAGCGCACGAAACAACTGCTCGTGCTCTCGACGGGAAAGAACGTCGCGCCGGGCCCGCTCGAGGACGCCTTCGCCTCGATCGACGTCGTCGAGCAGGCGATGGTGGTCGGCGACGGCGAGAAGTTCGTCGGCGCCCTGCTGGTTCCCACCGTCGACGAACTCCGGAGTCGCGCCGCGAGCGAGGGCGTTTCCCTTCCCGAGGAGATCGAGGCCCTCGTCGAGAACGAGTGGGTGCTCGAGCGAGTCCAGGCGGCCGTCGACGACGTCAACGAGGGCTTCGAGTCCTACGAGACGATCAAGGAGTTCCGACTGGTCCCCGAGGGCTTCACCGAGGAGAACGACCTCGTGACGCCGACGATGAAGAAGCGCCGCTCGAAGATCGCCGAGCGCTACGCGCACCTCGTCGAAGACATCTACGCCGGCGACCACGCGGCCGACGTGGGTTCGGACTGA
- a CDS encoding 30S ribosomal protein S11: MSQDDEKWGIAHVHASFNNTVMTVTDLTGAETIAKSSGGTAVKQNRDEASPYAAMQMAESVAEEVKAAGITGLHVRVRGPGGNLQKSPGPGAQATIRALARSGIEIGRIEDVTPIPHDGSRAPKGKGGY; encoded by the coding sequence ATGAGCCAGGACGACGAAAAGTGGGGCATCGCCCACGTGCACGCATCGTTCAACAACACCGTCATGACCGTGACCGACCTCACGGGCGCGGAGACGATCGCCAAGTCCTCCGGCGGGACGGCGGTCAAGCAGAACCGCGACGAGGCGTCGCCGTACGCGGCCATGCAGATGGCCGAGTCCGTCGCCGAGGAGGTCAAGGCAGCCGGCATCACGGGTCTGCACGTTCGCGTGCGCGGCCCCGGCGGCAACCTCCAGAAGTCCCCCGGACCGGGCGCGCAGGCGACGATTCGCGCGCTCGCCCGCTCCGGTATCGAGATCGGTCGCATCGAAGACGTCACGCCGATCCCGCACGACGGATCGCGCGCACCGAAGGGTAAGGGCGGCTACTAG
- a CDS encoding 30S ribosomal protein S9, with translation MVTNTSGKKKTAVARATVREGEGRVRINSKPVELVEPEMSRLKMLEPFRIAGDDLRSEMDIDIRVEGGGISGQADAVRTAIARGIVQHTNDAELRDAYMEFDRSLLVNDVRQSEPKKWGGPGARARYQKSYR, from the coding sequence ATGGTAACGAACACGAGTGGAAAGAAAAAGACCGCCGTCGCCCGCGCGACCGTTCGCGAGGGCGAGGGTCGCGTCCGAATCAACTCCAAGCCAGTCGAACTGGTCGAACCGGAGATGTCCCGGCTCAAGATGCTCGAGCCGTTCCGCATCGCCGGCGATGACCTGCGCAGCGAGATGGACATCGACATCCGCGTCGAAGGCGGCGGCATTAGCGGACAGGCAGACGCCGTCCGCACCGCCATCGCACGCGGCATCGTCCAGCACACCAACGACGCCGAACTCCGCGACGCCTACATGGAGTTCGATCGGTCGCTGCTGGTCAACGACGTTCGCCAGTCCGAACCGAAGAAATGGGGCGGCCCGGGCGCTCGGGCGCGCTACCAGAAGTCCTACCGCTAA
- a CDS encoding archease → MTRAQGGRFELRDHTADVAVAASGDALESVFAAVADGLAAASCDEIPEESGERFPLSVAAESREALLFDYLDELIYLRDVRAELPVDHRVETIAGPGRDGEGAESGGDDNGASGDESRADGWTLEASARGVPLAAVDAREIKAVTYSEMRLERRGDETGDGGDEGWEAYVVFDV, encoded by the coding sequence ATGACCAGAGCGCAGGGCGGACGGTTCGAACTCCGGGATCACACGGCCGACGTCGCGGTCGCGGCCAGCGGCGACGCACTCGAGTCGGTCTTCGCGGCGGTCGCCGACGGGCTGGCGGCCGCCTCCTGCGACGAGATTCCCGAAGAATCGGGCGAGCGATTCCCGCTCTCCGTGGCCGCGGAGAGTCGCGAGGCCCTGCTGTTCGACTACCTGGACGAACTGATCTACCTCCGAGACGTCCGCGCGGAACTCCCCGTCGATCACCGCGTCGAGACGATCGCGGGGCCGGGACGCGACGGTGAAGGCGCCGAGAGCGGCGGCGACGATAACGGTGCGTCGGGCGACGAATCCCGAGCCGACGGCTGGACGCTCGAGGCCAGTGCCCGCGGCGTCCCGCTGGCCGCGGTCGACGCCCGGGAGATCAAAGCCGTCACCTACTCCGAGATGCGCCTCGAGCGCCGCGGGGACGAAACTGGGGACGGGGGCGATGAGGGCTGGGAGGCCTACGTCGTCTTCGACGTCTGA
- a CDS encoding DoxX family protein, with translation MRRLPTALLVSRAALGGYLVVRPVQRDVAAFRAVMREYTAYVPWLLRISIGIPLIGAGFGGYLISPALGLEARLLQVALGFLLLFGLATRLAAVLALAVYLVGLAIDSILLLQLEFVPGTLAIALLGGGRPSGDHVLQRVAGTSGTVYGRFDPIYDYAREFQTRIDPYRRFLPTIVRVGPELWVLGAGLSEVGLGLALIIGFFTRASAATAIGVFSLTLFALPDDPVLAHVSLFGLASALLITGSGPYAVDGWLEGYGADEEADAPNADVPDAA, from the coding sequence CTGCGTCGACTCCCGACCGCGCTGTTGGTCAGTCGGGCGGCGCTCGGGGGTTACCTGGTCGTTCGACCCGTACAGCGAGACGTCGCGGCGTTCCGAGCCGTCATGCGGGAGTACACCGCGTACGTGCCCTGGCTGCTGCGGATCTCGATCGGCATCCCGCTGATCGGGGCCGGCTTCGGCGGCTACCTCATCAGTCCCGCGCTCGGCCTCGAGGCGCGACTCCTACAGGTCGCGCTCGGCTTCCTGTTGCTGTTCGGGCTGGCGACGCGGCTCGCCGCCGTGCTCGCGCTCGCCGTCTACCTCGTCGGCCTCGCGATCGACTCGATCCTGCTGTTGCAACTCGAGTTCGTGCCCGGAACGCTGGCGATCGCGCTGCTCGGCGGCGGGCGACCGAGCGGGGATCACGTCCTCCAGCGGGTCGCCGGCACGTCGGGGACGGTCTACGGTCGATTCGACCCGATCTACGACTACGCGCGCGAGTTTCAGACGCGGATCGATCCGTACCGCAGGTTCCTGCCGACGATCGTTCGCGTCGGCCCCGAACTGTGGGTCCTCGGCGCGGGCCTGTCCGAAGTCGGTCTCGGACTCGCGCTGATAATCGGGTTCTTTACGCGGGCGAGCGCGGCGACGGCGATCGGCGTCTTCTCGCTCACGCTCTTCGCGCTGCCCGACGATCCGGTGCTCGCGCACGTCAGCCTCTTCGGACTGGCGTCGGCGTTGCTCATCACCGGGAGCGGCCCCTATGCCGTCGACGGGTGGCTCGAGGGGTACGGGGCCGACGAGGAGGCCGACGCGCCGAATGCGGACGTACCGGATGCGGCGTGA
- a CDS encoding helix-turn-helix domain-containing protein: MSTIAELTVPAREFALRETLEATDDLDVEIERVVAYDPDHVMPYVWFADDEAAFDGLEDALADDPTVEAAERLTDLDDERLYRMHWVDDVTVILHLLTEERATVMDASVEGRQWRFRVLVPERESLSRTYDFATEQGLTIEVRKIHRLEDDRRGRYGLTDAQYETLVAALEHGYYEIPRAVDMDALSDELDVSHQALSERLRRAHLTLVEEAIEVGSGDE; encoded by the coding sequence ATGAGTACTATCGCAGAGTTGACTGTTCCGGCCCGGGAGTTCGCGCTCCGGGAGACGCTCGAGGCCACGGACGACCTCGACGTCGAAATCGAGCGCGTCGTCGCCTACGATCCCGACCACGTGATGCCCTACGTCTGGTTCGCCGACGACGAGGCCGCCTTCGACGGACTCGAGGACGCGCTCGCGGACGACCCGACCGTCGAGGCGGCGGAACGGTTGACGGACCTCGACGACGAGCGACTCTATCGGATGCACTGGGTCGACGACGTCACCGTCATCCTTCACCTGCTGACCGAGGAGCGGGCGACGGTCATGGACGCCAGCGTCGAGGGTCGGCAGTGGCGGTTCCGAGTGCTCGTTCCCGAACGCGAGTCGCTCTCGCGCACCTACGACTTCGCGACCGAGCAGGGGCTGACGATCGAGGTTCGGAAGATCCACCGGCTGGAGGACGACCGTCGGGGTCGGTACGGACTGACCGACGCCCAGTACGAGACGCTGGTCGCCGCCCTCGAGCACGGCTACTACGAGATTCCGCGCGCGGTGGACATGGACGCGCTGTCGGACGAACTCGACGTCTCCCACCAGGCGCTCTCGGAGCGGCTCCGACGGGCCCATCTGACGCTGGTCGAGGAAGCTATCGAGGTCGGCAGCGGGGACGAGTAG